One Polaribacter sp. SA4-12 genomic window carries:
- the gpmI gene encoding 2,3-bisphosphoglycerate-independent phosphoglycerate mutase has product MNKKVILMILDGWGITQDPKVSAIYNAKTPFINGLYNKYPNAQLRTDGEHVGLPEGQMGNSEVGHMNLGAGRIVYQNLARINKAVKEKTLGKEKTLLDTFKYAKENNKDVHLLGLLSNGGIHAHIDHLKGLLDVAKENEVDNVFLHAFTDGRDCDPKSGTYFINDIQEYMKESTGELASVTGRYYAMDRDNRWERVKEAYDGLVNGVGTKTTDAIAAMNKNYEDGITDEFHKSIIVTNEDGSPKSQIKEGDVVLFFNYRTDRGRELTNALSQNDFPEFGMKKLDLYYTTITLYDASFKGINTIYNTDNIKNTLGEVLSKAGKKQIRIAETEKYPHVTFFFSGGQEAPFEGESRILKNSPKVATYDLQPEMSAYELKDALCEDLKKGEADFVCLNFANGDMVGHTGMMDAAIKACEAVDICAKEVIETGLENGYSILLIADHGNCETMMNPDGSPHTAHTTNPVPFILIDEEIKSINSGVLGDIAPTILDLMGVEQPKEMTQHSLL; this is encoded by the coding sequence ATGAACAAGAAAGTTATATTGATGATTTTGGATGGTTGGGGAATAACACAAGACCCAAAAGTATCCGCTATTTACAACGCAAAGACACCTTTTATTAATGGTTTATACAATAAATATCCAAACGCTCAATTAAGGACAGATGGAGAACATGTTGGCTTACCAGAAGGACAAATGGGTAATTCTGAAGTTGGCCACATGAATTTAGGTGCTGGTAGAATAGTTTATCAGAATTTAGCTCGTATAAATAAAGCTGTAAAAGAAAAAACTTTAGGGAAAGAAAAAACCTTATTAGACACTTTTAAATACGCAAAAGAAAACAACAAAGATGTTCATTTATTAGGATTACTTTCTAATGGAGGAATTCACGCACATATTGATCACTTAAAAGGATTGTTAGATGTTGCAAAAGAAAATGAAGTAGATAATGTGTTTTTACACGCATTTACAGATGGTAGAGATTGTGATCCAAAATCTGGAACTTACTTTATTAACGACATTCAAGAATATATGAAAGAAAGTACAGGAGAATTAGCTTCTGTAACTGGGCGTTATTATGCAATGGATAGAGATAATAGATGGGAACGTGTAAAGGAAGCTTATGATGGTCTTGTTAATGGAGTTGGTACTAAAACTACTGATGCTATTGCTGCAATGAATAAAAATTATGAAGACGGAATTACAGATGAGTTTCATAAATCTATCATTGTAACTAATGAAGATGGATCTCCAAAATCACAAATTAAAGAAGGAGATGTTGTCTTATTCTTTAACTACAGAACAGATAGAGGTAGAGAATTGACAAACGCTTTATCTCAAAATGATTTTCCAGAATTTGGAATGAAAAAATTAGATCTTTATTACACAACCATCACTTTATACGATGCAAGTTTTAAAGGAATAAACACTATTTATAACACCGATAATATTAAAAATACTTTAGGTGAAGTTTTATCTAAAGCAGGTAAAAAGCAAATTAGAATTGCTGAAACTGAAAAATATCCTCACGTAACATTCTTCTTTTCTGGAGGACAAGAAGCTCCTTTTGAAGGTGAATCTAGAATTTTAAAGAACTCACCAAAAGTAGCGACTTACGATTTACAACCAGAAATGTCTGCTTATGAATTAAAAGATGCTTTATGTGAAGATTTAAAGAAAGGTGAAGCAGATTTTGTTTGCTTAAACTTTGCTAACGGAGATATGGTTGGGCATACAGGTATGATGGATGCTGCAATAAAAGCTTGTGAAGCTGTAGATATTTGTGCAAAAGAAGTTATAGAAACTGGTTTAGAAAATGGTTATTCTATCTTATTAATTGCAGATCATGGTAACTGTGAAACTATGATGAATCCTGATGGATCTCCTCATACAGCTCACACAACAAATCCTGTACCTTTTATCTTAATTGATGAAGAAATAAAATCAATAAACAGTGGTGTATTAGGTGATATTGCTCCGACAATTTTAGATTTAATGGGAGTAGAACAACCTAAAGAAATGACACAGCATTCTTTATTATAA
- the map gene encoding type I methionyl aminopeptidase — MIKIKTKEEIEIMRESALIVSKTLGMLAKEVKPGVSTLYLDKLAEEFIRSEGAIPGFLGLYDFPNTLCMSPNSQVVHGIPNKKPLIEGDIISIDCGSKKNGFYGDHAYTFAVGEILPETKKLLDVTRESLYVGIREFKAGNRVGDVGFAIQNFTEKHGYGVVRELVGHGLGREMHEDPEMPNYGKRGRGKKFTEGMVVAIEPMTNLGTHKIRQHSDGWTITTLDNKPSAHFEHDVAIVNGKPELLSTFKYVHEALGIITDEEDEFRAVL; from the coding sequence ATGATTAAGATAAAAACTAAAGAGGAAATAGAAATCATGCGCGAAAGTGCATTAATTGTTTCTAAAACGCTAGGTATGCTTGCTAAAGAAGTAAAACCTGGAGTTTCTACTTTATATTTAGACAAACTTGCCGAAGAATTTATTAGATCTGAAGGAGCTATTCCTGGTTTTTTAGGATTATATGATTTTCCAAATACACTTTGCATGAGTCCAAACTCTCAAGTTGTACATGGTATTCCTAATAAAAAACCTTTAATAGAAGGCGATATTATTTCTATAGATTGTGGTTCTAAAAAGAATGGTTTTTACGGAGATCACGCATACACATTTGCTGTTGGTGAAATTTTACCAGAAACTAAAAAACTTTTAGATGTAACTAGAGAAAGTTTATATGTTGGTATTCGCGAATTTAAAGCAGGAAATAGAGTTGGTGATGTAGGTTTTGCTATTCAAAACTTTACAGAGAAACACGGTTATGGAGTTGTTAGAGAATTGGTTGGTCATGGTTTAGGTAGAGAAATGCATGAAGATCCAGAAATGCCAAACTACGGAAAAAGAGGGAGAGGAAAAAAATTTACTGAAGGAATGGTTGTTGCCATAGAACCTATGACTAATTTAGGGACTCATAAAATTAGACAACATAGTGATGGTTGGACAATTACAACTTTAGACAACAAACCTTCAGCTCATTTTGAACATGATGTTGCAATTGTTAACGGTAAACCAGAACTACTTTCAACTTTTAAATACGTACACGAAGCTTTAGGTATTATTACTGATGAAGAAGATGAATTTAGAGCAGTTTTATAA
- a CDS encoding class I SAM-dependent methyltransferase yields MSLFKSILNTVPRPWLIKASYLVRPIIAFSLKGDKFTDPIDGKSFRKFLPYGYGKQRENALSPSTLSLERHRLMWLFLRDETDFFTSTEKLKTLHIAPEQCFLDIFRKQKNLEYITSDLESPIADVKADICDLPFEDNSFDIVFCNHVLEHIIDDTKAMQELCRVLKKGGFGIFQIPQDLSREKTFEDNSITDRKERAKIFGQYDHVRVYGRDYFDKLRSIGFKVNEIDYTKKIAPEKLERFCLMKNEILPVCYKK; encoded by the coding sequence GTGTCTCTATTCAAATCCATATTAAATACAGTACCAAGACCTTGGTTGATAAAAGCTAGTTACCTAGTTAGACCAATCATTGCTTTTTCTTTAAAAGGTGATAAATTTACAGATCCTATTGATGGGAAATCTTTTCGTAAGTTTTTACCTTATGGATATGGTAAACAAAGAGAAAATGCACTTTCACCATCTACCCTTTCTTTAGAAAGACACCGATTAATGTGGTTGTTTCTAAGAGATGAAACTGATTTTTTTACATCAACAGAAAAACTAAAAACCTTACATATTGCTCCAGAACAATGTTTTTTAGACATCTTTAGAAAACAGAAAAACCTGGAGTATATTACATCTGACTTAGAATCTCCAATTGCAGATGTAAAAGCAGATATTTGCGACTTACCTTTTGAAGACAACTCTTTTGATATTGTTTTCTGTAATCATGTATTAGAACATATTATAGATGATACAAAAGCAATGCAAGAACTATGTAGAGTCCTCAAAAAAGGTGGATTTGGTATTTTTCAAATCCCACAAGATTTATCAAGAGAAAAAACTTTTGAAGATAATTCTATAACAGACAGAAAAGAACGTGCTAAAATATTTGGTCAATACGATCATGTAAGAGTTTATGGTAGAGATTATTTTGACAAGCTACGTTCTATAGGTTTTAAAGTTAATGAAATTGATTACACAAAAAAAATCGCTCCAGAAAAACTAGAACGATTTTGTTTAATGAAGAATGAAATTCTTCCTGTATGTTATAAAAAGTAA
- a CDS encoding BT0820 family HAD-type phosphatase, protein MIPSNPLIIAVDFDGTIVEDAYPKIGKPIIFAFDTLKRLQSEGHRLILWTYRNGKKLDEAVAFCKENNIEFYAINKNFPEEDYDEKYSRKIHADLFIDDRNVGGFLGWTAIYKSIFNHDPTPKKKKGFFSFFK, encoded by the coding sequence ATGATACCTAGTAATCCATTAATTATTGCTGTAGATTTTGACGGTACTATTGTAGAAGATGCATATCCAAAAATTGGGAAACCAATAATATTTGCCTTTGATACATTAAAAAGACTACAATCTGAAGGACACCGATTAATTCTTTGGACATATAGAAATGGAAAAAAACTAGATGAAGCTGTTGCTTTTTGTAAAGAAAATAATATTGAATTTTACGCTATAAACAAAAACTTCCCTGAGGAAGATTATGATGAAAAATACAGCCGTAAAATTCATGCAGACTTATTTATAGACGATAGAAATGTTGGTGGTTTTTTAGGATGGACTGCAATCTATAAATCGATCTTTAATCACGATCCAACACCAAAAAAGAAAAAAGGTTTTTTCTCTTTTTTCAAATAA
- a CDS encoding thioredoxin family protein, translating to MKKLVLLVCIIVLSCCSTQQKVVEAKEATAVKNQRGDLVGFANKESFQQTPYNTWFTQKFDTYKPDPSTIASLKKGLKGIKIKGFMGTWCGDSKRETPRFYKILEQAEFNLNNFELITVNRGKKTPDNLQEGLDIKRVPTFIFYKDGKEIGRYVEYARESLEKDMLKIVTGEAYKHSYDK from the coding sequence ATGAAAAAACTTGTTTTATTAGTTTGTATAATCGTTTTATCTTGTTGCAGCACGCAACAAAAAGTAGTTGAGGCTAAAGAAGCAACTGCAGTAAAAAACCAAAGAGGAGATTTAGTTGGCTTTGCTAACAAAGAGTCTTTTCAACAAACTCCTTATAATACATGGTTTACTCAAAAATTTGATACATATAAACCAGATCCTTCAACAATTGCTTCCTTAAAAAAAGGGTTAAAAGGGATTAAAATTAAAGGTTTTATGGGTACTTGGTGTGGAGATAGCAAAAGAGAAACTCCTCGTTTTTATAAAATTTTAGAACAAGCAGAATTTAATTTAAATAACTTCGAATTAATAACGGTTAACAGAGGTAAAAAAACTCCTGATAATTTACAAGAAGGTTTAGACATAAAAAGAGTTCCAACTTTTATCTTTTATAAAGATGGAAAAGAAATTGGACGATATGTTGAATATGCTCGTGAATCTTTAGAGAAAGACATGCTGAAAATTGTTACAGGAGAAGCTTATAAACATTCTTACGACAAATAA
- a CDS encoding FAD:protein FMN transferase codes for MILKKIVGSITILLLFISCAKEQKAEDFILKGHVFGTTYKIVYLNASENHQKSIDSLFYLMNKSLSTYIPTSDISRINKGDSTVIVDDLFLEVFKKSKRIHKETNGHFDPTVGNLVNAWGFGPNREKRNLTSEEVNEQMQLVGLDKVEIVNRRVVKQDSKIYLDFNSIAKGFGIDVVARFLSSKKIANYLVEIGGEIRAKGTKENNVPWVIKLVDPLKKDEIKGYKKINLSNKSMATSGNYRKFRLTKNGQKFVHTINPKTGYAKESNLLSASVVASLDCADVDAYATAFMAMGLDKAKEFLKNHKNIDAILLFVDKNGGLKEYKTITYK; via the coding sequence ATGATACTTAAAAAAATAGTTGGTTCTATTACGATTTTATTGCTTTTTATATCTTGTGCTAAAGAACAAAAAGCTGAAGACTTTATTTTAAAAGGACATGTTTTTGGTACAACTTATAAAATAGTGTATTTAAATGCATCAGAAAATCATCAGAAATCTATAGATAGTTTGTTTTATTTAATGAATAAATCACTGTCAACTTATATTCCTACTTCAGATATTTCAAGAATTAATAAAGGAGATTCTACAGTTATTGTTGATGATTTATTCTTAGAAGTTTTTAAAAAATCGAAAAGAATACATAAAGAAACAAATGGACATTTTGATCCAACTGTTGGTAATTTGGTAAATGCATGGGGATTTGGCCCGAATAGAGAAAAAAGAAATTTAACAAGTGAAGAAGTAAATGAACAAATGCAGCTTGTTGGTTTAGATAAAGTAGAAATTGTTAATAGAAGGGTTGTAAAACAGGATTCTAAAATATATTTAGATTTTAATTCTATTGCAAAAGGGTTTGGAATTGATGTTGTTGCTCGTTTTTTGAGTAGTAAAAAAATAGCGAATTATTTAGTTGAAATAGGAGGAGAAATTCGTGCTAAAGGAACTAAAGAGAATAATGTTCCTTGGGTTATTAAACTTGTAGATCCATTAAAAAAAGATGAGATTAAAGGTTATAAAAAGATAAATTTATCAAATAAATCTATGGCTACATCTGGTAATTATAGAAAATTTAGATTAACAAAAAATGGGCAAAAATTTGTTCACACAATAAACCCCAAAACGGGTTATGCAAAAGAAAGTAATTTGTTAAGTGCTTCTGTAGTAGCTAGCTTAGATTGTGCAGATGTAGATGCTTATGCAACTGCATTTATGGCAATGGGGTTAGATAAAGCAAAAGAGTTTTTAAAAAATCATAAAAATATTGACGCTATTTTATTATTTGTTGATAAAAATGGGGGTTTAAAAGAATATAAGACAATTACTTACAAGTAG